One stretch of Rhodoferax lithotrophicus DNA includes these proteins:
- a CDS encoding efflux RND transporter permease subunit, with protein MSYVAPSPDVGAVSLEDFDSASGSLIERALFNNRLVIVLLCLIATVVLGFQATGLTLNAAFEKMIPTKHPYIANFLENRSQLAGAGNNLRIAIETKNSTIFDAAYLEVVRKVNDEVFLYPGVDRPFMKSLWSPAVRWTGVTEEGLDGGPVIPEDYSGTPANIDQVRLNVERSGEIGQLVAANFKSSIVLVPLQEKAADTGARIDYNDLSKRVEKLRQTYETDDIKIHVTGFAKVVGDLLAGLQQVLVFFAIAIVICAVVLFWYTRCIRSTLLVVACSVVAVIWLLGLLPTLGFELDPYSVLVPFLVFAIGMSHGAQKMNGIMQDIGRGTHKLVAARFTFRRLILAGVTALLADAVGFAVLMVIQIQVIQDLAITASIGVAVLIFTNLILLPILLSYTGVSATAARRSLKSELAEAQDAGHVKHPFWAFLDLFTQRKWATVAIVVATIMGIIGLVVSFQLKIGDTDQGAPELRPDSRYNRDNAFMVSNYAASSDVYIVMVKTPQFHCAHYDTIMAVDALEQELKQLPGVEATNSLAGLSKLAAAGLNEGSLKWYEIPRSQEMLNSIITRAPRELFNQNCDLLTVYAYLKDHKADTLDSVVKTVEAFAAKHDSAEIKFLSAAGNAGIEAATNMVVKKANTEMLMLVYLAVIVLAFVTFRSWRAVVCAVLPLMLTSVLCEALMVALNIGVKVATLPVIALGVGIGVDYALYVLTVTQAQLQAGKSLSEAYYKALLFTGKVVVLTGITLGIAVATWIFSPIKFQADMGILLAFMFVWNMLGALILLPALGHFLLRQKKPVVV; from the coding sequence ATGAGTTATGTGGCCCCTTCACCAGATGTTGGTGCTGTTTCCCTGGAGGACTTTGACTCCGCATCAGGATCATTAATCGAACGCGCGCTGTTCAACAACCGGCTCGTCATTGTGCTGCTGTGTTTGATTGCCACCGTGGTGCTGGGTTTTCAGGCCACTGGCCTGACCCTGAATGCGGCGTTCGAGAAGATGATTCCGACCAAGCACCCGTACATTGCCAATTTTCTTGAAAACCGCTCGCAGTTGGCCGGTGCGGGTAACAACTTGCGCATTGCCATTGAAACCAAAAACAGCACGATTTTTGACGCGGCCTATCTTGAGGTGGTGCGCAAGGTTAACGACGAGGTTTTTTTGTACCCTGGCGTTGACCGCCCCTTCATGAAATCCCTGTGGTCGCCTGCCGTGCGCTGGACCGGGGTGACCGAAGAGGGGCTGGACGGTGGCCCGGTGATCCCCGAGGATTACTCGGGCACACCCGCCAACATCGACCAGGTGCGTCTGAATGTCGAACGCTCGGGCGAAATTGGCCAGCTGGTGGCGGCCAACTTCAAGTCCAGCATTGTGCTGGTGCCGCTGCAGGAAAAGGCCGCCGACACCGGCGCGCGCATTGACTACAACGACCTCTCCAAACGGGTCGAAAAACTGCGCCAGACCTACGAGACCGACGACATCAAGATTCACGTCACCGGCTTTGCCAAAGTGGTGGGTGATCTGCTGGCGGGTTTGCAGCAGGTGTTGGTCTTTTTTGCCATTGCCATCGTCATTTGTGCGGTGGTGCTGTTCTGGTATACGCGCTGTATTCGCAGCACGTTGCTGGTGGTGGCGTGTTCGGTGGTAGCCGTGATCTGGTTGCTGGGCCTGCTGCCCACGCTGGGGTTTGAGCTTGACCCCTATTCGGTGCTGGTGCCATTTTTGGTGTTCGCCATCGGCATGAGCCATGGCGCGCAAAAAATGAACGGCATCATGCAAGACATTGGGCGTGGGACGCACAAGCTGGTGGCTGCGCGCTTCACTTTTCGCCGTCTGATTCTGGCTGGGGTGACCGCGCTGCTGGCCGATGCGGTGGGCTTTGCGGTGCTGATGGTGATTCAGATTCAGGTCATTCAGGATCTGGCTATTACCGCTAGCATTGGCGTGGCGGTGCTGATTTTTACCAACCTGATTCTGTTGCCCATTCTGTTGTCGTATACCGGCGTGAGTGCCACAGCCGCCCGGCGCAGCCTGAAGTCAGAGCTGGCTGAGGCGCAGGATGCCGGTCATGTCAAGCACCCGTTCTGGGCATTTCTTGACCTGTTCACACAGCGCAAGTGGGCGACTGTCGCCATCGTCGTCGCAACGATCATGGGCATCATCGGGCTAGTGGTCAGCTTCCAGCTCAAGATTGGCGACACCGATCAAGGTGCCCCCGAGCTTCGACCTGACTCGCGTTACAACCGTGACAACGCCTTCATGGTGTCCAACTACGCCGCCAGTTCGGATGTCTACATCGTGATGGTGAAAACACCGCAGTTTCATTGCGCGCACTACGACACCATCATGGCAGTGGATGCCCTGGAACAAGAGTTGAAGCAGTTGCCCGGTGTGGAGGCCACCAATTCACTGGCGGGTTTGAGCAAGCTAGCGGCAGCCGGACTCAATGAAGGCAGCTTGAAGTGGTATGAGATTCCGCGCAGCCAGGAGATGCTCAACTCGATCATTACCCGTGCCCCTCGTGAGTTGTTCAACCAGAACTGTGACCTGCTGACGGTGTATGCCTACCTCAAGGACCACAAGGCCGATACGCTGGACAGCGTGGTCAAGACGGTAGAGGCTTTTGCCGCCAAGCATGACAGCGCTGAGATCAAGTTCTTGTCTGCGGCGGGCAATGCCGGCATTGAGGCTGCCACCAACATGGTGGTCAAGAAAGCCAACACCGAAATGCTGATGCTGGTCTATCTGGCGGTGATTGTGCTGGCCTTTGTCACCTTCCGCTCCTGGCGGGCGGTGGTGTGTGCGGTGCTGCCGCTGATGCTGACCTCGGTGTTGTGCGAGGCGCTGATGGTCGCGCTCAATATCGGCGTGAAAGTGGCTACGCTGCCGGTGATCGCGCTGGGGGTCGGCATTGGGGTGGATTACGCGCTGTATGTGCTGACGGTGACGCAGGCCCAGTTGCAGGCGGGCAAAAGCCTCTCGGAGGCCTATTACAAAGCGCTGTTGTTCACCGGCAAGGTGGTGGTGCTCACTGGCATCACGCTGGGCATTGCGGTGGCTACCTGGATTTTTTCACCGATCAAGTTTCAGGCGGATATGGGCATTTTGTTGGCCTTCATGTTTGTCTGGAACATGTTGGGCGCGCTGATTTTGCTGCCGGCGCTGGGCCACTTCTTGTTGCGTCAGAAAAAGCCCGTTGTTGTCTAG
- a CDS encoding universal stress protein: protein MYKHLLVPLDASGLATEIVSQAVSFAAALGARITFFTAQADFGATDQGALQRTVAPDRYSEHLAGEARGILQKAESAAKAAGVDCTSIIRTSDRPAEVILDVARAEACDLIFMASHGRKGLRGLLLGSQTQKVLASTRIPVLVATVESNQSDPYGQMAVAIIQDEHRSLAAVVRGLLYLVEHAVAGKSTLDVPLALQMIHYIDAFPERLHHPKEDAYLFERLAARTSTCDAAIKELRAQHADGGAQVQAMQTAVEHFAAVQGDAGEALAAVASAVNVFAQVQWNHMNLEEQTILPEARKHLTEQDWMLIYTAFSANGDPRFDADLGDGFKSLYSRIMNLADK from the coding sequence ATGTACAAGCACCTTCTGGTTCCCCTCGACGCATCGGGACTGGCCACTGAAATTGTTTCCCAAGCCGTGTCCTTTGCGGCAGCACTTGGCGCACGCATCACGTTCTTTACGGCGCAGGCCGACTTTGGTGCCACGGATCAGGGTGCGTTGCAGCGCACGGTGGCCCCGGATCGTTATTCGGAGCATCTGGCGGGCGAAGCGCGCGGCATTTTGCAAAAGGCCGAGTCGGCTGCGAAAGCGGCCGGGGTGGACTGCACATCCATCATCCGCACCAGTGACCGACCCGCCGAGGTGATTCTTGACGTGGCCCGGGCCGAGGCTTGCGACCTGATCTTCATGGCCTCACACGGGCGCAAGGGCCTTCGCGGGCTGCTGCTGGGCTCCCAAACGCAAAAGGTGCTCGCCAGCACACGCATTCCGGTGTTGGTGGCCACGGTGGAAAGCAACCAGTCAGACCCATACGGGCAGATGGCGGTTGCCATTATTCAGGACGAGCACCGCTCGCTGGCTGCTGTGGTGCGCGGCCTGCTTTATCTGGTGGAACATGCTGTGGCGGGTAAATCCACGCTGGATGTGCCGCTGGCGCTGCAGATGATTCACTACATTGATGCATTTCCAGAGCGCTTACATCACCCGAAGGAGGACGCGTATCTGTTCGAGCGCCTGGCCGCACGAACCAGCACGTGTGATGCGGCCATCAAGGAACTGCGTGCGCAACACGCAGACGGCGGTGCGCAGGTGCAGGCGATGCAAACGGCTGTTGAACATTTCGCCGCGGTACAAGGTGATGCGGGCGAGGCGCTGGCCGCAGTTGCCAGCGCGGTCAATGTGTTTGCCCAGGTGCAATGGAACCATATGAATCTTGAAGAGCAAACGATTCTTCCCGAAGCCCGCAAGCATCTGACCGAACAAGACTGGATGCTGATTTACACCGCCTTTTCTGCCAACGGCGACCCGCGATTTGATGCCGACCTGGGTGATGGTTTCAAAAGCCTTTACAGCCGCATCATGAACTTGGCAGATAAGTAG
- a CDS encoding 2Fe-2S iron-sulfur cluster-binding protein codes for MSAFQIRIIETGECFPCDSDQSVLEGMVKLGKRGIPAGCRGGACGVCKVEVVSGSLERKVMSRSHVSEEDEKNGRVLACRISPSSDLELRVIGGMKRSVCKQESEKSFLK; via the coding sequence ATGTCAGCGTTCCAAATCAGGATTATTGAAACCGGCGAATGTTTTCCATGCGACTCAGATCAGTCGGTTCTGGAGGGCATGGTGAAGCTGGGCAAACGGGGCATTCCGGCGGGTTGCCGGGGTGGTGCCTGTGGTGTGTGCAAGGTCGAGGTGGTGTCTGGCAGCCTTGAGCGAAAGGTGATGAGCCGCTCACACGTGAGTGAAGAGGACGAAAAGAATGGCCGCGTTCTGGCCTGCCGGATCTCGCCGAGCAGCGACCTTGAACTGCGTGTGATTGGTGGGATGAAGCGATCGGTATGCAAGCAGGAATCTGAAAAAAGTTTCCTGAAATAG